The Solibacillus sp. FSL W7-1436 genome window below encodes:
- a CDS encoding S-layer homology domain-containing protein codes for MKKIVIQKKSFMLKTKLTIAGIALLIITSANPFQAQAATQFSDVNSHWAKKEIMYLSDLNIIGGYPDGTFKPNEPITRSQASAMLIKALKIPLNEDATIQFKDVSKDSPYYKILATVNDKGILRGDNGYMRPGEETSRAQMAAILRRAYDMPFDKQPTFIDVTPAHWAYQDINGIAKQRVAGGSEGKFMPADAVTRAQFSAFLVRAMDDKMKLSNSRSYVSLKGQAIEQDGFLYETAKDKDGYYQIIKENTETGKQEVLLKYDDIPRSAWDYDSVSYLHENTPLIVYNNEIFIPYYSGGFAEADEVPYAYAVMKMDTNGQNLKKMEEPSGSTFRNMFVWNDRIFYTEIDNNGGFSPRAIIQDGTKFIDSKLALYSTSMNGRSDKKKEISFDARVTFDIFRYSYSGDPVEAGGENKSVLYDHSSIYYFNNKGIFKYSLIHKTTSKLSNVLAKDMKASDTHLVVTDLNGKEHKLKK; via the coding sequence ATGAAGAAAATCGTTATCCAAAAGAAGTCTTTCATGTTGAAAACTAAACTAACAATAGCAGGAATTGCTTTACTTATCATTACCTCTGCAAACCCATTCCAAGCACAAGCGGCTACTCAGTTTTCCGATGTCAATAGTCATTGGGCGAAGAAGGAAATTATGTATTTATCCGATCTCAACATTATCGGTGGCTACCCGGATGGAACTTTCAAGCCGAATGAGCCAATAACAAGATCACAGGCATCCGCAATGCTCATCAAAGCACTGAAGATTCCGCTGAACGAAGATGCAACGATTCAGTTCAAGGACGTGTCAAAAGATTCCCCTTATTACAAAATTCTTGCGACGGTGAATGATAAAGGAATCCTTCGTGGTGATAATGGCTACATGCGTCCCGGAGAAGAAACATCACGTGCCCAAATGGCTGCCATCTTACGTCGTGCTTATGACATGCCATTTGATAAGCAACCGACATTCATTGATGTCACGCCTGCACACTGGGCTTATCAGGACATCAACGGAATTGCAAAACAGCGTGTTGCAGGCGGATCTGAAGGTAAATTTATGCCGGCAGACGCTGTCACACGTGCACAGTTTTCGGCATTTCTGGTACGTGCAATGGATGATAAAATGAAATTAAGCAACTCCCGTTCATATGTCAGCCTAAAAGGTCAAGCAATTGAACAGGATGGCTTTCTCTACGAAACCGCTAAAGACAAAGATGGTTATTATCAGATCATAAAGGAGAATACGGAAACCGGGAAACAAGAGGTTTTATTGAAATATGATGACATTCCTCGTAGTGCCTGGGATTATGACAGCGTTAGTTACTTGCATGAAAATACTCCATTGATTGTCTATAACAATGAAATTTTTATTCCTTATTATAGTGGCGGTTTTGCTGAAGCAGACGAAGTACCTTATGCTTATGCTGTGATGAAGATGGATACAAATGGACAGAACCTGAAGAAAATGGAAGAACCTTCAGGCAGTACCTTCCGCAACATGTTCGTTTGGAACGACCGGATCTTCTATACGGAAATCGATAATAATGGTGGCTTCAGTCCCCGCGCGATTATACAGGACGGAACAAAATTCATAGACAGTAAGCTTGCACTCTATTCGACATCGATGAATGGCAGGAGTGATAAGAAAAAAGAAATTAGCTTTGATGCCCGGGTGACTTTTGATATATTCAGATACTCTTATTCAGGAGATCCGGTTGAAGCGGGTGGAGAAAATAAATCGGTCTTATACGACCATTCCTCAATTTATTACTTTAACAATAAAGGGATCTTCAAATATAGTCTGATTCATAAAACGACAAGCAAGCTTTCCAATGTTTTGGCTAAGGATATGAAAGCTTCAGATACACACTTGGTTGTGACAGATTTGAACGGAAAAGAACATAAACTAAAGAAATAA
- a CDS encoding helix-turn-helix transcriptional regulator, whose amino-acid sequence MYSEIVQKIVDTLEENLLTTWQLEHYAEKIGYSKFYLTRQFKKETGLTIGEYIRKRRLAISAFLLLHTDYTILDISFECQFQSQEAFTRAFKELYRMPPGKYRNMMRSLYQKEEKKMAAVNEVKGWILTGTNPSLYTMKADHEVFHTGSKSGYLGSNGPVEEGQFGTMMQTFSAEKWIGKRMKMSCFIKTKNVVKCGAWCRIDSRNGDLLQFDNMDNRSIHGTTDWNYYSIVLDVREESASIHFGLLLTGSGEAWIDGISLEEVDNSVASTNIAGSAGELPLEPVNLGFDD is encoded by the coding sequence ATGTATAGTGAAATCGTCCAAAAAATTGTGGATACATTAGAGGAGAACCTATTAACAACGTGGCAGTTGGAACATTACGCGGAAAAAATCGGTTATTCGAAATTTTATTTGACACGTCAGTTTAAAAAAGAAACCGGTTTAACTATTGGAGAGTATATCCGAAAAAGACGTCTTGCCATATCTGCTTTTCTATTGCTCCATACAGATTACACAATCCTTGATATTTCGTTTGAATGTCAGTTTCAATCACAAGAAGCTTTTACACGTGCTTTTAAAGAACTATACAGAATGCCACCCGGAAAATATCGTAATATGATGCGTTCTTTATATCAAAAGGAGGAAAAGAAAATGGCTGCAGTAAATGAAGTAAAGGGTTGGATTTTAACGGGAACAAACCCATCGCTTTATACAATGAAAGCGGATCACGAAGTATTCCATACAGGCTCGAAATCTGGTTATCTAGGATCTAATGGTCCTGTTGAAGAAGGTCAATTTGGTACTATGATGCAAACATTTTCAGCTGAAAAATGGATTGGCAAACGTATGAAAATGTCTTGTTTTATTAAAACAAAAAATGTGGTGAAGTGCGGTGCCTGGTGTCGGATTGATTCAAGAAACGGTGATTTGTTGCAATTTGATAATATGGACAACCGTTCAATTCATGGAACGACAGATTGGAATTATTACTCGATTGTGTTAGATGTTCGAGAAGAAAGCGCCTCAATTCATTTTGGACTTTTACTAACAGGATCTGGTGAAGCGTGGATCGATGGAATTTCCCTTGAGGAAGTGGACAATTCGGTAGCATCTACTAATATTGCAGGCTCTGCTGGTGAATTACCGCTGGAGCCAGTCAATTTGGGATTTGATGATTAA
- a CDS encoding amidase produces the protein MKAYLDRIKLYDPSYNAFTTMNTKALEQAKELDKRRAKGEKLGKLAGIPVVIKEGVDMAGFPQTMGWDKLSPESGGLAFIPEKDATIVARLKAADAIILGRTNMPAFASDGARATSSWDGDTYNVVNKKLVPGASSSGTAAAVSGNMAVLGVAEETGGSIQNPAGAQALVGVKTTFGLVPTSGVVPLRGSTHDVLGPNVRTVRDAAVMLDVIAGYSYEDPKTVASIGNMPVGGYTSKLSTMSLSGKRIGLYGPGWGGEELTKETQQLYEEAIKVLKARGAIVVTDPFADTKFAEYSTSPNLGVRTLAYDMEQYLNKQGPGVVAHSVDELFKKAGAYPDVFKNQYPDGLPNVKVAPDLSDFVNTKTTYMRMINGVIDKYDLDAFVYPQTWKEIPLLDSKDSFGNTTVPEINIAGIPQVNLPAGYYKSGTPFSLAFFGKAWSEAELLGMAYDYEQATHHRKAPVLVTK, from the coding sequence GTGAAGGCATATTTAGATCGTATTAAACTTTATGACCCTAGTTATAATGCATTTACGACAATGAATACGAAAGCTTTGGAGCAAGCTAAAGAACTGGATAAACGCCGTGCAAAAGGTGAGAAATTAGGAAAACTTGCCGGGATACCGGTTGTCATAAAAGAGGGCGTGGATATGGCTGGTTTTCCGCAGACTATGGGATGGGATAAATTAAGTCCGGAATCCGGCGGGTTGGCGTTTATCCCTGAAAAAGATGCAACGATTGTAGCGAGATTAAAAGCAGCAGATGCAATTATTTTAGGAAGAACAAACATGCCTGCCTTCGCTTCGGATGGTGCCAGAGCTACTAGCAGCTGGGATGGTGACACGTATAACGTTGTTAACAAAAAATTAGTTCCTGGTGCAAGCAGCAGTGGTACAGCAGCAGCGGTCTCGGGAAATATGGCTGTACTTGGAGTCGCTGAAGAAACAGGAGGGTCTATTCAAAATCCTGCTGGTGCGCAAGCGTTAGTTGGCGTCAAAACTACCTTTGGGTTAGTTCCTACATCTGGTGTCGTTCCGTTACGGGGCAGTACTCATGATGTGCTCGGGCCTAATGTAAGAACAGTACGTGATGCTGCTGTCATGCTGGACGTCATTGCAGGATATAGTTATGAAGATCCAAAAACAGTAGCCTCTATAGGAAATATGCCGGTCGGAGGATACACTTCGAAGCTTAGTACAATGTCACTCAGCGGAAAACGTATTGGACTTTATGGACCTGGCTGGGGCGGTGAAGAGCTGACGAAAGAAACGCAGCAACTTTACGAAGAAGCTATCAAAGTATTGAAAGCTAGAGGGGCAATCGTAGTAACAGATCCATTTGCGGACACAAAATTTGCCGAGTATTCTACATCACCGAATTTAGGCGTTCGCACACTTGCATATGATATGGAACAATATTTAAATAAACAAGGACCAGGCGTGGTTGCGCATTCAGTGGATGAGTTATTTAAAAAGGCAGGGGCATACCCGGATGTATTTAAAAATCAATATCCGGATGGATTGCCGAATGTAAAGGTTGCGCCTGATTTATCGGATTTTGTTAATACGAAGACAACATATATGCGCATGATTAATGGTGTTATTGATAAGTATGACTTGGATGCCTTTGTGTATCCTCAAACGTGGAAAGAAATTCCGCTGTTAGACAGTAAAGATTCATTTGGTAACACGACCGTACCTGAAATCAATATCGCAGGTATTCCTCAAGTAAACCTGCCTGCCGGATATTACAAGAGCGGGACGCCATTTTCTCTAGCATTCTTCGGTAAAGCATGGAGCGAGGCAGAGTTATTGGGAATGGCTTACGATTATGAACAAGCAACACATCATCGTAAAGCACCTGTACTTGTGACAAAATAA
- a CDS encoding helix-turn-helix domain-containing protein, which translates to MLNQCLSEIIKSMGLVSIQQLSSLTGYSTRYIRNKFDEILGLSPKHFAQIIRFQQTLKLVLQQQPLADITFNMGYFDQAHLSKKFKHFSNMTPSQMLKQFPFPNHLFH; encoded by the coding sequence TTGTTAAACCAATGCTTGTCTGAAATTATCAAAAGTATGGGACTCGTTTCCATTCAGCAATTGTCATCTTTAACGGGCTATTCTACACGATATATCCGGAATAAATTTGATGAAATACTCGGTTTATCGCCAAAACATTTTGCCCAGATCATTCGATTCCAACAAACTTTAAAGCTAGTCTTACAGCAACAGCCGTTAGCAGATATTACATTCAATATGGGTTACTTTGATCAGGCTCATCTTTCAAAAAAATTTAAGCATTTCAGTAACATGACTCCTTCTCAAATGTTGAAACAGTTCCCGTTTCCAAATCATTTATTTCACTAA